The Lutzomyia longipalpis isolate SR_M1_2022 chromosome 2, ASM2433408v1 DNA window ATCAAATACTTCAAAGGCGTCGGAGTTTGGATGACATTTTGGGCTCTTGTTACGAATCTTATAAATCAAGGATTTTCGGCCGGTGCTAATCTGTGGTTAACACGTTGGGCTGAAGATACAGAAGCACATCTTCCAGCAAACAGAGACATGTATTTAGGTGTCTATGGAGCTCTTGGTGGTGGTCAGGCAATATCTCTTCTATTCAGTGCTGCTATATTGGCAATCGGCTGCCTAAATGCTGCCAAGATTCTTCATCACAAGCTATTAAGCCATACATTGCGGTTACCAATGTCTTTCTTCGACACAACTCCCCTGGGAAGAATAATGAACCGCTTTTCGAAAGATGTCGACATTGCCGATGTCATGCTACCAATGTCTATAAGATCCTGGATTCCTATGATCTTCTCAGTTCTCTTCATCTTCATCGTTATCAGTATTACAACACCCATCTTTATGAGTGTGATCATTCCTCTCGGAATATTTTACTACTTCATTCAAACATTCTACGTAGCTACTTCAAGGTGAGtcaatacgaaaaaaaaaagattctattTCATCAAGgttcatttgatttatttattttttatttaggcAACTTAAGAGGATTGAATCAGTAACAAGGTCACCAATTTACTCCCACTTCAGTGAAAGTCTTACGGGGCAGACGACTATAAGAGCTTACAAAAAACAAGATGGCTTTACGAAACAAAATGAAGACAAAGTCGATTTTAACCAAATGTGTTCATACCCCAGCATCATTGCTAATCGTTGGTTGGCAATTAGGCTTGAACTTGTAGGGAGTTTTGTCATACTGTTCGCATGTTTGTTCGCCGTTCTTGGACGTGAGGACATTGATCCATCCCTCGTAGGACTCTCTGTTACCTACGCTTTGCAAACTACTCAAGTTCTCAACTATATGGTGAGGATGACTGCTGAAGTGGAAACTAATATTGTAGCTATTGAGAGAATGGAAGAATACTCTGATGTACAAAAAGAGGCTGAATGGGAGAAGGGAGAACGCGATCCTCTCTGGCCAAAGGAAGGAAGAGTGGAGTTTGATAACTTCCAAGTACGGTACCGTGAAGGATTAGATTTGGTGCTCAAAGGAATCACCTTTTCTGTGAAGAGTTGCGAAAAGGTTGGGATCGTCGGAAGAACTGGAGCTGGAAAGTCTAGTTTGACTCTCGCTCTCTTCAGGTTTGTTGATGTTATTCTTGTTGCTTTCTAAgctaaatcattaatttttaattttaaaattttctgcagAATCATTGAAGCTGCTGGAGGAAAGATTACCATCGATGACAAAAATATTGGAGAACTCGGTCTTCACAATCTCCGATCTCGTCTCACAATTATTCCTCAAGATCCAGTTCTCTTTTCTGGTACGTTGCGCATGAACATCGATCCCTTTAACTCTTACAGCGACGATGAGATTTGGCGGGTCCTGGAACTCTCTCATCTGAAGCACTTCGTGAAGGGACTACAAGCTGGACTTCAGCATGAAATTGCCGAAGGAGGTGATAATTTATCCGTTGGACAGCGTCAGCTAATCTGCTTGGCCAGAGCACTGCTGCGTAAGACGAAAGTTTTGGTTCTTGACGAAGCTACTGCCGCAGTTGATCTGGAGACGGATGATCTGATCCAGAAAACAATCCGATCCGAATTCTCTGATTGCACCATCCTCACAATTGCCCACAGATTGAACACCATCATGGATTCGGATAAGGTCATTGTGCTCGACAAGGGTCAGATAGCAGAGTTCGACAGTCCTACAAATTTACTTCAAAATCCCAATTCAATCTTCCACAGTATGGCTAAAAATGCTGGAATTTTGGGTAACACTGCCAGtaattaaagaactttttgaattaatatgTATTCTTTATCATATAGATAATCTATGATTGACTACCTCAAACTTTattgattgaataaaattatgtgttaattaaaaaatttatatatttttaatattttcaaaccatttttgacttttaaaatatgatttttctattaaatgtgaattaaaaaaaataaaaataagcaTTATATTTTTGTATCTGTGATATCAATGTAAGTGATAgtcgaaaaattaaaataaagataataataaattgaatacaggaaaatatacaaaatacaTTAGGAAGCTTAATTTCATAACTTAAGCAACATATCTCTGCAATTAAAAATCACTACTCGTCAGTCCTCTTATCACTTATTATCATATCGTAACGTGacgaaggaattttttttatattatcaGCACAGACGATTCGTATAAAAAGAAGTCTCGCAAAATTATCTACTTCAGTGTGTTTGACCACGGCTCTCAATTTTTACGGAATAAATAATATTGGCGCAATGTCGTGCTTTGGATAATCTGTGATCTTTGAtcttaaaatatcaattatcaaattaaattcaagagTTATTGAAATGGGTTTAAGTGTTTACAAACAGagtgaaaagtttttgtaaatttgagtgaataaaatagattaacttattaattttgtaaggacaaataaaatttcatcgcATTTTTCTCTCCTTATCTTCTTCGCATTATTGAGCTATATACTTTACTCAAAGATAAGAAGCTTAAAGTAGAAAAAGGACAATGGAAGACTTCTGCGGAGGTCCTCTTTGGGTGAGTGtaataaattccacaaaagttgtaaattattgtgaaattcaggaaaattgaattttcatcatcCCCACCCCCTTAATTGATTGGACTGAGATAAGTTAGATAACaggtcaaaatcaaaattcacgTGTTCGACAAAAATGGAATTCTAAGATAATTTATCAACTAAACGTGTCACAAGTTTCTTATATCTAAATCTGACTGTCTTGGATACACATTTGTAGTAAGAGATACTGTGTTTTATTACTTAAAAGCACCTACATAAGAGCTTTTTCAAAGTATTGTAAACctgatataaaatttttctactggatcagatatttttgttttaatttaattttaagaatcttaTATAAGGCCTATTACTTAAATAAGTATTTCGCCAAATGAAAactccatacatttttttctttctgtctCATTCGCTTATCAGGAAATTTAAGAATGATATGTGTGCATGAATGATAAACAATGACGTAAATACAATACAATCCTCCGCCAAATAAAgtatttcacaaattaaattacaattgaataaaattttataaaactattttagatttcatgaaaattattaaaatttccagGATGACGATCTCACGTGGGCATCGGAAAATCCAGATTTTACGCCATGTTTTCACAAAACCATCATGGTGTGGGTTCCATGTGGTGAGTATCTACGAGTTTATGAGCTTAGCCTGAGAGAGTCTGTTAATGTTAAAGATTTCTATCTTTTCAAGCGTTCTTTATCTTATTCGTACCTCTGGAGCTATATTTCATTGCGAGTAGCAAAAATGGCCGAATTCCGTGGGGTTTTCTGAACATATCGAAAGGAATTGGAACATTCCTGCTCTTCACTCTGGCTACGGCGGACCTAGCCGTGGGAGCTGATCTATGGATTGCAGACACTCCTGGAGTATACCCAGTTCATATTGTAACGCCGGTCATCCTAATGGTCACTTTCATCCTTTCTTTGACACTCTTGCTGCTTCACAAGAAGAGAGGAATCCGATCATCCGGCCTTATGTTCCTTTTCTggttcttcattttcttccttgcaATCTTCCGCTTCCGTTCTCAGCTCATGAATTTCGATTCAGATGCGGAAACAGTGGAGGAACAAATTGACTTCCACACCTACCAATATGCAAGTGTAATCACGCACTTCTGCCTCTGCATCATCATGTTACTGCTCAACTGCTTCTCCGATTTGCCACCAGAAGATCGAGTCAAAGTTGGAAAACCTAGTCCTGAAAATTCAGCCAGTTTCCTGAGAAAACTCTTCTTCCAATGGTTCGATCCAATGACCTGGAAAGGCTACAGAAAGCCACTGGAAGTGAGTGATATGTGGGATTTAAATGAGGAAGATCAGACCCGTACCTTGGTTCCACCTTTCGACAAGTACTGGTACGATAGTGTACGGAAAAACCAATCAAAAGAAGATGCAAAAGCTAATGCTAAGAAGAACACACAAAATGGATACAGCAATGGGTCTGCTTTTACACCATCAAGTAAAAATAAGGCTCATGGTAAAACTAATGGATCAATTCTTCCTGCTATGGTGAAGGCTTTTGGAGGACCTTTCTGGCTTGCGGGTATCCTGAAACTCCTGGTTGATCTTTTAGGATTTGCTTCCCCTCAAATATTGGGGTAGGTCTGAAAGCatataatgttaaaaaatttaagttctaatttttttaaaattttttttagactctTGATCCGTTTTACCAGCGACTTGGAACAACCATTATGGCGTGGTTTATTCTATGCTTTCTTGATGTTTGCTGTAGCAGTGCTTACATTGTTCCTCAATGGGCAATATTTTCACATGACTTATGTCGTTGGATTTAGGATACGTAGTGCCCTTATATCTGCCATATATCGCAAAGCAATGAAAGTGTCTAGTTTGGCTAAAAAAGACACAACAGTTGGTGAAATTGTCAACCTTATGGCAGTAGACGCTCACAGATTTTTTGAGTTAGTTCCCTATCTACATTTCATATGGTCTGGACCACTTGTTATGGGCATAGCACTATATTTCTTGTATGACCTCCTGGGAGCAGCCATTTTTGCAGGCTTGGGTGTTATGATCCTCATGGTACCTTTCAATGGTTGGATTGCAGTAAAATTAAGAGATCTTCAAGTAGAACAAATGACTATAAAAGATCAACGTGTAAAGACAATGAACGAAATTTTAGGAGGAATGAAAGTCCTAAAACTTTATGCATGGGAACCAAGTTTTGAGACCAACGTAAAGGATATtcgtgaaaaagaaatgaaagttCTCCTCAAGATGGCATATTATAGTGCCGCGAATTTCTTTGGTTGGACTCTAACACCGTTTCTCGTATCATTGGCTTGCTTCACGACTTATGTGTTAATGGAGGAAGGAAATGATCTAACTGCAACAACGGCATTCATGTCACTTGCTCTTCTCAATATCTTGAATGAGCCAATGATGATGTTCCCTATAATAATAACATATGCTATGCAGGCTTTAGTATCTGTAGATCGTGTCAACAAGTTTATGAACAACGAAGAACTCGATCCTGATAATGTTACTCATCATCCCCATAAGAGTGCTCTTGTCGTAGAGAATGGTATATTCACTTGGGGTGACGATGAGGCAACGCtcaagaatattaatttggaAATTCCAAAAGGAGCTCTGACTGCTGTTGTTGGTCCTGTTGGCTGTGGAAAGAGTTCTTTGGCCAGTGCTCTACTTGGAGAAATGGAGAAGAAACAGGGCAATGTGAATACGGTTGGATCCATTGCCTATGTTCCACAGCAAGCCTGGATCCAAAACGCTACACTTCAGGATAACATCCTCTTCGGACTGAAGATGGATCGTCAACATTATGACAAAGTGCTCGAGGCCTGTGCCCTAAAATCTGATATTGAAATGCTTCCTGGAGGTGATCAAACTGAGATTggagaaaagggaataaatctctcaggtggacaGAAACAGAGAGTATCACTGGCAAGAGCAGTCTACAGCAATGCAGACATTTATTTGTTGGATGATCCTCTCAGTGCTGTTGATGCTCATGTAGGAAAACACATCTTCGACAACGTCATCGGGCCTAAAGGACTTTTAGCAGGAAAGACGAGACTTTTGGTTACGCATGGTATCTCCTACCTGCCACATATGGATGAAATTTTGGTCATTAGTGGAGGTGAGATCACCGAAAGTGGTCATTACAAGGAGCTTCTAGCTCAGCGAGGAGCTTTCTCAGAATTCCTCGTTCAATATCTTCAAGAAATGGAGGAAGATGAAGATTTGGAAGAGATTAAAGATATTTTGTCTCACAAACCAGAAGGTCGTCAATTGCTAGAAAGAGCTCTTTCTGTTAGATCCACGTCTTCAAAGTAAGTACTTATAATTGAATTatcttcttattcttcttaacaaattaattttaattcattaaattcaaatctttTCTAGGGGATCAAAGAAGGGATCAATGAGGAAGAGAACTAGCAAATTGGAAAATGATGGAATAGTTTTGCCGAAAGAAGGTACAATCTTGATTGAAAAGGAAGAGTCGGCTACAGGAAAAGTGAGCTGGGCAATCTATATAAAATACATCAAGGGCGTTGGTTTATGGATGACATTTTGGGCTCTTGTCATGAATCTTCTTAACCAAGGATTTTCAGCCGGTGCCAATCTGTGGTTAACACGTTGGGCTGAAGATGAAGAAGCTCACATTCCAGCCAACAGAGATTTATATTTGGGTGTCTATGGTGCTCTCGGTGGTGGTCAAGCCATCACTCTCTTCTTAAGCACCATTATCCTTGCAATCGGTTGCCTTAATGCCGCTAAACTTCTCCATCACAAGCTTCTTCACCAAACACTGCGACTTCCAATGTCTTTCTTCGACACGACTCCCCTGGGAAGAATCATGAATAGATTTTCAAAGGATGTAGATATTGCAGATAATATTCTACCTATGTCTTTAAGGTCTTGGATCCTCATGGCCTTTTCCGTTGTTTTTATCTTTGTTGTTATTAGTATAACAACACCTATCTTCATGAGTGT harbors:
- the LOC129790116 gene encoding multidrug resistance-associated protein 1-like — protein: MEDFCGGPLWDDDLTWASENPDFTPCFHKTIMVWVPCAFFILFVPLELYFIASSKNGRIPWGFLNISKGIGTFLLFTLATADLAVGADLWIADTPGVYPVHIVTPVILMVTFILSLTLLLLHKKRGIRSSGLMFLFWFFIFFLAIFRFRSQLMNFDSDAETVEEQIDFHTYQYASVITHFCLCIIMLLLNCFSDLPPEDRVKVGKPSPENSASFLRKLFFQWFDPMTWKGYRKPLEVSDMWDLNEEDQTRTLVPPFDKYWYDSVRKNQSKEDAKANAKKNTQNGYSNGSAFTPSSKNKAHGKTNGSILPAMVKAFGGPFWLAGILKLLVDLLGFASPQILGLLIRFTSDLEQPLWRGLFYAFLMFAVAVLTLFLNGQYFHMTYVVGFRIRSALISAIYRKAMKVSSLAKKDTTVGEIVNLMAVDAHRFFELVPYLHFIWSGPLVMGIALYFLYDLLGAAIFAGLGVMILMVPFNGWIAVKLRDLQVEQMTIKDQRVKTMNEILGGMKVLKLYAWEPSFETNVKDIREKEMKVLLKMAYYSAANFFGWTLTPFLVSLACFTTYVLMEEGNDLTATTAFMSLALLNILNEPMMMFPIIITYAMQALVSVDRVNKFMNNEELDPDNVTHHPHKSALVVENGIFTWGDDEATLKNINLEIPKGALTAVVGPVGCGKSSLASALLGEMEKKQGNVNTVGSIAYVPQQAWIQNATLQDNILFGLKMDRQHYDKVLEACALKSDIEMLPGGDQTEIGEKGINLSGGQKQRVSLARAVYSNADIYLLDDPLSAVDAHVGKHIFDNVIGPKGLLAGKTRLLVTHGISYLPHMDEILVISGGEITESGHYKELLAQRGAFSEFLVQYLQEMEEDEDLEEIKDILSHKPEGRQLLERALSVRSTSSKGSKKGSMRKRTSKLENDGIVLPKEGTILIEKEESATGKVSWAIYIKYIKGVGLWMTFWALVMNLLNQGFSAGANLWLTRWAEDEEAHIPANRDLYLGVYGALGGGQAITLFLSTIILAIGCLNAAKLLHHKLLHQTLRLPMSFFDTTPLGRIMNRFSKDVDIADNILPMSLRSWILMAFSVVFIFVVISITTPIFMSVIIPIGIFYYFIQTFFVATSRQLERIESVTRSPIYSHFSESLTGQSSIRAYQKQDGFTKQNEEKIDFNQMCAYPNIIANRWLGVRLEIVGSLVIFFACLFAVLGREDIDPSLVGLSVTYALQTTGILNFMVSVSAEVESNIVAIERMEEYSNITKEAEWEKGERDPLWPKEGRVEFDNFQVRYREGLDLVLKGITFSVKSCEKVGIVGRTGAGKSSLTLALFRIIEAAGGKITIDDKNIGELGLHNLRSRLTIIPQDPVLFSGSLRMNLDPFNSYTDGEIWRVLELSHLKHFVKGLQAGLQHEIAEGGDNLSVGQRQLICLARALLRKTKVLVLDEATAAVDLETDDLIQKTIRSEFSDCTILTIAHRLNTIMDSDKVIVLDKGQIAEFDSPTNLLKNPNSIFYSMAKNAGVSNSTTSS